The segment accgaggcgaacagatgtgtgtaagcaaacgtgtgctccagtcaagtgattcagagaagtgctacgaatagtgatagtgacaaacaatgcagcagcagatatcaacgatcaagatagcaaccaatggagaaaaatattacataaaagggtcgtcagatttaccaggcttacagcaacaacagcaaaataataacaaccaaaatgatatggaaatagaagaaatggaagagcagcggagacaggaggagtgcagacacgacaacgaaataagttaccaggacgaaaactggaagctagcaaagactagcaaaaaacgtaaaataattccaggcacaaatgctgcaggaaacccagatacagaaaagtagcgatggctgcaagaattacctttaagaaactccttcagctcattaacggaagaaatagacaatgacccgacaagcaaaaccacaactaaaacaccttacatatcaaaaccaccaccaatatttgttgaggcccaaataatagacccgcttattgatctactaaacaatatagtcgggaaggataactacacaataaaacaaacaaaattagaacaagtaaaaattcaaacaaacaccccagaagtttataggaaagtgataaatgaactaaaggaaaaaaatgctatataccacacgtaccaactcaaaacagaaaggagctataaaatagttataagaggtttacatccaaaaactaacacaaaaaaattaagtgaagaattaggaaaaattggccatgaaacaagagcaataaacaatatgacaagatacgatacgaagcaaccattgccattattcttaatagaactggaacccagaaccaataacaaggaaatttatgaaatcaaaaaaatactaaatacaattgtaacagtggaaccagcacgctacaaaaaagatataccacaatgtatgcggtgtcaacaatacggacacacaaaaaattattgcaacagaagcccggcatgtgttaaatgtgcaaaaaatcacctaacaatacactgcccatacacaggaaaaatagaagaagttaaatgctataattgtaacggaaaccacccagccagctacaaaggatgtgaaataaggaaacaaatacaacgtaaactgtttcctccacttcgcaacagatcacacaataaccatcaaccacaacaaagtataacggataacgaaacaacattgaaagcacaatacgaactaaacgctataaacagaaacatagatccccaaggtaaccgaagctacgcacaagtaactaaaaacattagcaaagcaacgcttgcaatcaatcagaatgaaaacaataacatcgaagacgttacagacattaaagaaatgctcaaacaatccattaaaggtatggaaatgttaggaaaaatggtaagtgatctaaacacaatactaagacaacaagcacaacaaacaacaatcatgttacaactactcactaacttgttaagtaaaaaatagagatggacattttgaaaatatcagtctggaactccaatggcttgcaacagcgagcccacgaaactaaaatatttttgtatgaaaataatattgacatactacttgtctcagaaacacatttcaccctaaaaaactacatgaaaataccgtactacaccatatacgataccaaacatccctcaggtaaagcacatggaggaactgaagtaataataaaaaatgacatcaagcatcacttacatagtcaaacaaatcaagaacacctacaagcaaccactgtcacaatacaaaccaatgacaattacttccagatgtcagcagtatatgtacctccgagacacaaaatgacacttaaaaaatgggaagagtactttcaaaccttaggcgacaaatatatagcggcaggagactttaatgcaaagcacacattatggggttcgagaattagcacgccgagaggtagaacattggaaaaatacattagaagcagcaacctcaacgtactatctacaggaaaaccaacgtactggccgacagaccccaataaaatacctgacctgttggattttgcagtaacaaaagggctaaatgtaagcaaattaaaaatagcaaccagcctcgagcttaactccgaccatacatcaattataatagaatatacaagcaaaccactactttataacaagtcagagtcgctttgcaataaaaccaccaactggcaaactttcaaagagctgatcgaaaacaaaatcaactgcaatatcccgttgaaaacacctgaacacattgagcaggcagtagcaactttgacagaaataatacaggaagcagcgtgggcaaccaccacctatgaaacaaatagcaggcaatcaaaaattattccgcaggacatcctagacaaaatcagggaaaaaagaaaagcgaaagcaaaatggcaaaaacagagaacacgagaaaataagaaaaacctaaataaacttgcaaaggaactaaagaataaaataagggaacatcataataacgaattctcaaaattcatcgaatcattatccgcgcatgagaataccgactactccctatggaaagtcactaacaaaattaagaaaacaataaaaacaatcccagcaatcagaaaaatggacaacacatgggccagaaccaacgaagaacaggcagaagaattctcaaagcacctacaaaatatattttcgccgtatgaaattaataacagcatccctggatggcaaacaaatgaagaagtggaaaatgccagcaacacaactgataaacgctgcaccatactcagcacaacagcgcaagaagttaaaaacttaattgaggcaacaaagacaagtaaagcaccaggatttgacttgatcaatgggaaaatcttaaaaaaccttcccccaaaggcaataagactaacaacgataatatttaacgcaattctaagaatacagtactttcctacactatggaaaatagcacagatagtgatgttacccaaaccaaacaaacacccacatctaactgcatcctacaggccgatatcattactacctgcgttttccaaattattagagaaaataatatataaccgcttaaaaccaacaatagaaaaagaaaaactaataccgaaccatcaatttggattcaggaataaacactccacaatagaacaaatgcatagactcgtcaatgaaatcttacagtcgctcgaaacaaaacaatactgcacagcactctttatggatatcgaaaaagcattcgacaaagttaaccatgaaaaacttcttcaaacaatcaaaaagcaatttccagaacaaatctacaaactactcaaatcttacttaaataacagaacctttgtagtaaaaataaatgatgcatactctgaaattaaggacaaaaattaaaagaactattctaacaaataaataaaatgtacattaatgtaaaacgtaaataaagGAAAGTGAATTTCTACTGTTCTACAGGTgcaatatgatatatatttttttaataatactaaataaatatttcagttttaatttcagtttatattcttctccgacatatattgtactatatgtaaaaaaattgttctagttgtacatatatatatatatataaatgtatttatcattaaacaaattgaaaacGTATAAAACTTGTTTCCATCTTATTTACTGCTTTTAccaaatgaaacaaatacatttccttttagaaattaatttattcctacataaataatatcgagtgaaaattataaattaatttcttcaaaaaatagattaaaaaaaaaaaaataaaaatttatattaatttaaactgTATCcaaacatatgtatgtataatatactaaGCACGTTACTGAATATTGTACGTagcttaaattaaatatttaaaaaatgattgttttatttcttcatgtAAAAGTTTGtgtttaaaaaagttatatataatatatttttttaacgattgTATATAGtagtttctaaaatttattttaaataattttttttctttattttggcAATTCTGATTTAGtgatacatttatatacatatcaaAATTACTAAcctaaataatgaataaatttgtttatttttaagtttatttccactttcatttggatgaaaaattaatataaatttgtacattaagGTGTTCACTCCATAGTTTTTACATAGTATTCATCGTGCCAATTTTCCATTGTCTAACAGCGCCCCCTTGGACATTCGTTTCCACGGGTCTATCTGATCTGTCTATAAGCtcctctgtttcttttccGGTGTATCAACATGGTAAGGTGGCGCAGTGgcgttgttatatttataaaatcaatagagTTTTGATTCATTTGtgttaatcgatataaataaaattctttgttaaatttgaaaaatattaaagtaagttaacaaaaattattttctttacaggGTATCGATATAAACCACAAACACGATAGGAAAGTTCGGCGCACAGAACCTAAGTCGCAAGATGTCTACTTACGACTTCTCGTCAAAGTAAGTGTTTTACatgcatttctaaatatatatatttcttattacctctttaattttgtaccagttgtattttgtattttatttacaaactaacgctactcttgtaacttgtgttgaaaattaattgcgtattacaattgatgtaatactatattgttgTCATAAACACGTGAGTTTTGaaacagataaatttcttttgcgaACCGCACTCTGTGTCAGTACTATTATGGTCTGATCCAATTTGAACGttcgctagaaaaatttagtcaACTTTCCTATtccgtcttttttctttatgtaaaAGACGATTATATTAGCTGACACAATGCTACtcagaaagtttataaaagttcatatttctaattaggaaatgatacattatttgtattttgtattttttttttttttttataatttcgcaatgaaactggtaaaacattattgtgattttttatcaaagtatttttttatacaataaaaatatggaagtatatggttttatttttgttatagctTTACCGTTTCCTAGCAAGACGTACAAATTCTAAGTTTAATAAGATTGTTCTTAAGAGACTTTTTATGAGTAAAATACATCGTCCTCCCATATCTCTTGCACGTATTGTCAGGTTTATGAAGAAACCTGAACGAAGATATGCAATTGCAGTAATTGTTGGTACAGTGACAGATGATGCtaggatttttgaaattcctagACTTATAGTaagcaatagaaataattatcagaatttaattttgagtttgtataaataaaatgttattttgtatttggttggaaaaattattaatgtataatttcataattttttataggtatGTGCTCTACGTGTTACTGAAAAAGCTAGAGCACGAATATTAGAAGCTGGAGGTGAAGTAATCACATTCGATCAATTAGCATTACGTGCACCTACCGGCAAACAAACTGTTCTTATGCAAGGTCGCAGGAAAGCTCGTGAAGCAGCTAAGCACTTCGGACCTGCACCTGGCGTACCACATTCCCATACAAAACCATTGGTACGCTCTAAGGGTCGAAAGTTTGAAAGAGCAAGGGGACGTAGGCGTAGCTGcggttataaaaaatgaattttgtttaacgggcagattcgttgaaaatacgaaaacaataatcagCTGATTCAGATAAGAAAATGGATGGAAATGAtggcaaataatatttatatattatattaatatttatattaatatttcgtgCCGATAAAGGCAACTCTGTATGAGATACGGGAGAATGAGATCTGGTGCCGTCGTCCATTAAACCTGCACTTCTATGAAATCTTGAAAGTCTATTTACAACATGAGGTGTGGAATGAGTTCGTATTCCTACTGGTCCACCATATGGTGCAACAGGAAACACATGAGTAGTGCCCCGCACAGTTGATATCGCAGCCCATCGAGTATCACTCGAGAAAGTCATATcctattataataaaacacgAATCTTTAAAACACATAAAGTCTTAAAAGCACAGacattaaaatttgatttaaagaGATATGTACCTGCACTTTCGCAGTAGTATCTCCACGATGTAGAATATACAAATGATGTACTGCTGCCAAAGTGGGACCACCTGGATGTGGCTGAATTCTAAATACATGAAAATCATGCCCCCTTTTGTCAGCGGTCATTAGCAATGCACCACTTAAATCAAAAGTCATAGCAACGATTGCATCACTATGGGCAGTAAAATGAGCAACGACAGTCTCTATATTCGCATCATCTAattctttctcctcttttgCTGCTTGGAGATCTAATATCGTAATCACTCCTGGTTGGATTACGTCACTGCTGGTATTATTAATGACTACTGGTGATACTGAATTGCCAGTTAAACTAGATGCAACTGTTTCCCCCAAACCACGCAATCCTTTCCCTAAAGATTTTGTTGCATATagaatactgcacagcactctttatggatatcgaaaaagcattcgacaaagttaaccatgaaaaacttcttcaaacaatcaaaaagcaatttccagaacaaatctacaaactactcaaatcttacttaaacaacagaacctttgtagtaaaaataaatgatgcatactctgaaattcaggacatcaaggcaggagtaccgcaaggaagtgtcttagggccaatattatacacactatacacggcagatataccaacaactgtcaacagtaaaacactgacgtttgcggacgatacggccatactagtgaggcatgcaaatctagaaacggccgccgcactactacaagaacacactacaaaaatagaaaaatggctgcaaaacaaacaaataaaagtgaacaccagcaagtgcaaccacataacatttacacttagaaaaggaaaaacaccagatattcaactgaacggcgcccacatagcacaaacaaagcaagtcaaatatctaggaataaatttagacacacactttacatggaagcaccatataaaatcaataataaacagaataagtgcaaaaaggaagtagatgtactggttaatcaatagaaaatctaaattaagcacaatgaataaactaaatatatacaaaacaataatcaaaccaatctggacatacggagtcccattatgggggacggcagcaatgagtcacataagcaaaatagaaatagagcaagcaaaaattttaaggacaatagttaacgctccatggtacgtcagaaatgaagacctacgaaaagatctaaaaattccaacagtcaaagaggaaatcgctagatacgcaaaaaagtacaaagaaagacttgcagcacacccaaaccagctggctgctgaaacaaataaaaccaaaatagaaagaagactgaagaggaagcatcccgcagacctcgaaatagagatgcaatagaaaacctagaagatggaaccccgctgggggtaaccatccacatgctatattttatttatttttatttatttcttttattttttatttttttttattcttttattctctaagctataatattttaccaaatgtccttctggacaaattgtaaaaatttaacaaacaatcaataaaaaaaaaaaaagattacgaacgttcgggacCCGGGTTTCAAATCCCGGCGATTGTAGTCCGATTTTTCTATCCACGAtgcaaaaataagaaaaaagtagCAGTATTCCAGCAGCGACATCTACACTAGCAGTAGCGCACTATCACTCCATAAACTACTATTACTTCTACAACACCTCACTCTTAATGCGTGTGGATTTCACGTACCCAGAAATGTTTGCTacgtatatttgttattacacatttattaaatattgccTTATCAGTAAATAATATCCTCGGggggaaattgaaattgtcaAAGAAACAACACGGGTCGATACATGTTCTAGGCGATCATATTAACATTTGGTTTTTTGTTCTACTTATCGTTTTTTTTGTTGTGAGTGCTCTGCTGTATGAGACCTCGAAGAGATGGCTTGATACACGAATTATTGAGCGTAATAACCTTCCTTTGGTGCCGTCTAATAGCGTGTTAGACGTTGATgcataatgaaattaataattattatcgtcgAGTCAATTAGCATTGAGAGAAATACTTTCTAGGAAGTCTCAATGCCACCTGTTATTTCTACGTATTATGTGCATCATTTATTGATTAACTTCTGCGTATAGGAAAATTTTACAACGGCAAAACTGTGATTAGGTAATTACGTttaaaagaaagtaataatttcCTGGCTCCCAAGAACCTGGACGTTTCTTCCTATTATGCGAATCACAACGTGTTTAGTTCGATTCATAAGAGATTTGTTGAAATTATGTTGAAACAAATAAGACCGCAGAGAGTAATCCAGTTTGTTCAGTTTAGCctagtttcaaatttttgttgGCCGCTTCCTGACAGTAGCAACAAATGACACGACTACTCTTTGATTTAAGGATCTACATGTCAGTGCTGTTATCAGCACGTGCATGCTTCTTGCACCTTCGTTATATTCCATTTCCTTATACTTAGACGATATAACTTTCCTGTTTAGATGTATCTGTCACATGATATATAGCACTGTAGTTGTTGTTCAGACTTTTATATGTTGGAAGAAGACCGATTCTTCGCAAGTAAATACGGTCTTGCGTTTTCGCAATATTTGCTTCGTATAAAAtgcattaatattaaaaatatattacagcgTATAATGTGATTTTCTGCCGCAAGGTTCGAATGTTTCGCCGTGGAAATCGAGAAAATGATTGATATGTATGTTGATCTATTGTGttaaaaaacaattatatttaagGAGGGTGATCGGCTATTTACGCtttatagtattttattttttattattagcaaCATTTTTCGTGACAGGATTGGGAGTTATATTGATTgtagtttttataaattatattaagtataacgtATGGTGTTTTGCCGACAGTACGTAATGAATCGATGATGCCATTTGTGAACAGGATATTCCAGCAGTTACGAAGATAGAGTTCTTGTGTCACAGTTCATTCTCTCTCATTCACATTTACATGTATACGTGGCCAGCTGATTTAGTGTAGGATGTAATGAGTGTTTATGCGTAATTATTTACATAGGTACAGTTATGTTAAGTATAATTGATTACGTATggttaatattgtataattccTAAAGCGAAAACGTTTCAAGAAGTGCGTatgatattaatttgtatgaaCAGTCTTTAGAAACGCAGAAGGACATACTGAATGTATTGGTTTATCAGAAGCCAGTAACACTTTCTGTCTCTGGTTTAATGACAGAGCTTACTTTGCATTTTCTTTTGCCCGGTAAGACATTTCTGCTGACTTTTGCTTACTTTTGCATTCTTGTACTTGGTATCAGTATATGAACGTCGGTAATCTAATAACAAATGAATTAATCTGTTGACCTTTTAATGAGTAACTTCTATGTCCATAAAATTTTAGGTTAACACAGGAAAATCATTTTGGTCGACTTTAGTGTTTGCAATTCGCTTTTAACACAAATAAAATGATTCGTAAGAATGTAGAGAGCCTTTAAGTAGAAAGACTGCTATCTTCAAGTCGTGATGAGTTTTTCCCTGCTTAACTAGCTCGTTTCTCtggttaacaggttaattaagaataatatGTACGTAAGTAACGAATTGATACGATTGCAGTTTGTATCCAACGCTCTGTTCTTCTGTACTGGTTTGAGTGCTATGGTACAAGACGAGCCAAAATAAATGTGTCTAAGTAGCTAATAGTGGAGATTAGACATCACAAAATGATAGTTATGCGTGGAGTTTCAAAACTAATTGTGTCGATGAGAATATTTATACACCAAAAGtgaaacttttttaaaacGTAAACAAATGAGACAGAAGCGTTGCTAGATTGTCAATTTGTGTATCGTACGAACTGTTCTACTTGTAATTTCTCTACATTTGATTACTGTTCTCATCTTTTTGTTGTATCAGTTATAACTAATAAACAGGATACTACAACGATACTATCGAGACGAATGTGGGTTTGTCTTAAAAGGAACTCGTATTGACAGATTTCCTGGATGTAACGCTTCGTTCTTTGTTCAAGTTATAGCTTTTCGTATTGCGAATAAGAGCCATTTTATGAGAAACTGAATATGTAGCTTATTGTAcatacataattttaattttttcaaagaacGTTTTGCTATATGAATATTAACGTCGGTTCataagaatttcattttgcaTCCGTCTAATGCTGCACACTTCAACTATGTAATGCCACTAATGATTATGATCGTGAGTATATCGCGGCTTTcggagatttatatttttacagtgATTAAGAATTGAATAACGAATAAAGGTATGTCTGATATTCTGTATATTGTAACGTGCATTCTACCTTTTATACTCTACGGGCTTTTAcagtttttcttatttttgttcaatttttcgtattaatcgatataaatatgtaaacatTCTCAGTCTAATAATAAGAGAATTAACCTGTCAATGGAATCGCCTCCTAATAATCAACTTCTGTCATTAGGGAATTAGAAGTTAATAAAGGTAAGCCAATTTCATTTTGATTGGTTTTAGACTTTACAAGtgtaaatatgatatatttatatgatatgaAACGACGTTAGGTTTTCCCCAATTAACAGGTTAATCTATGACAACGTATGATaagaaattgatattatttcaGTACCTGTTCAACGCTGTGCATTTTTGTATTGCTTTGCGTGACATGATGACAGACGGATCAGAATAAAGGCGGTCAAAATTCTAACACAGCCATCGTTTTAATAGTCGAGGGTAAAACGACCATTATCAATTATCTTCTTTGATAATAATCTTTAACAAAGTTcttataatttcttcttttaagtAGGaattatcttaaaatattagtatttGCGAACGACATTAAAATAACTATTTGACTCGAAAGAAACAACCAAATTGTTTGGGTTAGGGTTGATTACTACGCTGTAATTGTTGAGGCGGTTGAACAGTATTCGCAAGTGTTCGCGATgttgtttttcgtttttcgaGGCTATGAGAAAATCATCGATGTACAAGTAGACGAAATCGAGACCACGTGTGATTTCGTCGACGAATCGCTGACATGTTTGCGCGGCGTTTCGAAGTCCAAACATTATGTTTGCTGCTTCGAAAAGTAAGAAAAGTGTCGTTATCGCAGTTTTCTCGATGTCGATGAAGATCGATTTTGGAAAAGATGTT is part of the Bombus fervidus isolate BK054 chromosome 7, iyBomFerv1, whole genome shotgun sequence genome and harbors:
- the LOC139988834 gene encoding breast carcinoma-amplified sequence 3 homolog; the encoded protein is MGYVATATELSMKTIISESVYQQLLAKFPDLTRPLTFGRKKTRQGVVQHIETTPSPPVYGKPCRLAPDRLKQIKAKFELMIEQGVLRPSKSPWASSLHVVPKKDGNLRPCGDYHALNSRTVPDKVLCSILYATKSLGKGLRGLGETVASSLTGNSVSPVVINNTSSDVIQPGVITILDLQAAKEEKELDDANIETVVAHFTAHSDAIVAMTFDLSGALLMTADKRGHDFHVFRIQPHPGGPTLAAVHHLYILHRGDTTAKVQDMTFSSDTRWAAISTVRGTTHVFPVAPYGGPVGIRTHSTPHVVNRLSRFHRSAGLMDDGTRSHSPVSHTELPLSARNINININIIYKYYF
- the LOC139988988 gene encoding large ribosomal subunit protein eL18, whose translation is MGIDINHKHDRKVRRTEPKSQDVYLRLLVKLYRFLARRTNSKFNKIVLKRLFMSKIHRPPISLARIVRFMKKPERRYAIAVIVGTVTDDARIFEIPRLIVCALRVTEKARARILEAGGEVITFDQLALRAPTGKQTVLMQGRRKAREAAKHFGPAPGVPHSHTKPLVRSKGRKFERARGRRRSCGYKK